Proteins from a genomic interval of Nostoc sp. TCL240-02:
- a CDS encoding diflavin flavoprotein — translation MVALTEKTEKRLTIQTVEIAQETTAIRSLDWDRDRFDIEFGLQNGTTYNSFLIRGGQTALVDTSHEKFRQLYFDTLTGLINPTDIDYLIISHTEPDHSGLVKDLLLMAPEITVVGSKVAIQFLEDFVHQPFKRRIVKNGDRLDLGNGHEFEFVIAPNLHWPDTIFSFDHKTKTLYTCDAFGLHYCSDSTFDEDLAAIEEDFHYYYDCLMGPNARSVLSALKRMGELKTIDMIATGHGPLLSHNVEELVGRYRTWSQTQAKPETIVGIFYVSEYGYSDRLAQAIANGIGKTGVAVEIVDLGSEVDLQELRELVSRCAGLIVGLPPASGAASIQSALSTVLGSAKEKQAIGVFESGGGDDEPIDPLLSKFRNLGLITVFPAIRIKEAPTENTYKLCEEAGTDLAQWVTRDRSIKAMKSLGADLDKALGRLSGGLYIITAKKGDVSSAMLASWVAQASFKPLGFSIAVAKDRAIESLMQVGDRFVLNVLEEGNFQPLMKHFLKRFGPGADRFQGVRTQPAENGAPILNDALAYMECEVVSRMDCGDHWAVYSTVYAGRVSKPDALTAVHHRKVGNHY, via the coding sequence ATGGTAGCGCTCACCGAAAAAACTGAAAAACGGCTCACCATACAGACTGTGGAAATCGCTCAAGAGACGACGGCAATTCGCTCTTTAGACTGGGATCGCGATCGCTTCGATATTGAGTTTGGTTTGCAAAACGGCACTACTTATAACTCGTTTCTCATCCGTGGGGGGCAGACTGCTTTAGTTGATACCTCCCATGAAAAGTTTCGTCAGCTATATTTTGATACGCTCACCGGACTAATCAACCCAACAGATATTGATTATCTAATTATCAGCCACACTGAGCCAGACCATAGCGGTTTAGTTAAAGATTTGCTGCTTATGGCTCCAGAAATTACCGTTGTCGGTTCTAAGGTGGCGATTCAGTTTCTTGAGGATTTCGTACATCAGCCATTCAAGCGGCGGATTGTGAAAAATGGCGATCGCTTAGATTTGGGCAATGGTCATGAATTTGAATTCGTGATTGCTCCAAATTTACATTGGCCGGATACTATTTTCAGCTTCGACCACAAAACCAAAACTCTCTACACCTGCGATGCTTTTGGACTGCACTATTGCTCAGATAGCACCTTTGATGAAGACTTGGCAGCGATCGAAGAAGACTTTCACTACTACTACGATTGCTTGATGGGGCCAAATGCCCGGTCAGTTTTATCTGCCCTGAAGCGGATGGGAGAACTGAAAACCATCGATATGATTGCCACAGGACACGGCCCATTACTATCTCACAATGTTGAGGAACTAGTTGGACGTTACCGCACTTGGAGTCAAACCCAAGCCAAGCCAGAAACGATAGTTGGAATATTTTACGTTTCTGAATATGGATATAGCGATCGCCTCGCCCAAGCAATTGCTAACGGTATCGGTAAAACCGGTGTCGCCGTGGAAATTGTCGATTTGGGTTCTGAAGTCGATTTACAAGAACTGCGGGAACTGGTTAGCCGTTGTGCAGGGCTAATTGTTGGTCTACCTCCGGCTTCTGGTGCTGCGAGCATCCAATCTGCACTCAGCACAGTTTTAGGATCTGCCAAAGAAAAGCAAGCCATCGGCGTGTTTGAAAGTGGCGGTGGCGATGATGAGCCGATAGATCCTTTGCTGAGTAAATTCCGTAATTTAGGTTTAATAACAGTTTTTCCAGCCATTCGGATTAAAGAAGCGCCTACAGAAAATACCTACAAGTTGTGTGAAGAAGCGGGTACAGACTTAGCTCAATGGGTAACACGCGATCGCAGCATCAAAGCGATGAAATCTCTTGGTGCTGACTTAGATAAAGCACTCGGTAGACTCAGTGGCGGATTATATATTATCACTGCCAAAAAAGGTGATGTATCCAGTGCTATGTTAGCCTCGTGGGTTGCTCAAGCCAGCTTCAAACCCTTGGGATTTTCCATTGCAGTAGCCAAAGATCGGGCAATTGAATCACTCATGCAAGTAGGCGATCGCTTTGTTCTCAACGTTTTAGAAGAAGGCAATTTCCAACCCCTCATGAAGCACTTTTTGAAACGATTCGGCCCTGGTGCTGATCGCTTTCAAGGAGTGAGAACCCAGCCAGCCGAAAATGGTGCGCCCATCCTCAACGATGCCCTCGCCTACATGGAGTGCGAAGTCGTCAGTAGAATGGATTGCGGCGACCATTGGGCAGTATACAGTACCGTCTATGCTGGAAGAGTTTCTAAACCCGATGCTTTAACTGCTGTGCATCACCGCAAAGTCGGAAATCACTATTAG
- a CDS encoding NUDIX hydrolase — MNVIAFFPAAVQSTRSLWRIGQTVLGIIFRHPITGTSIIPILPDGRIVLIRRRDDGLWALPGGIVDWGEDIPNTVRRELIEETGLELVKINRLVGVYSAPDRDPRIHSICIVVEAEVHGTMEIQDTLEVMEIQAFSPNLLPSGQMSHDHTRQLQDYLNGLTTLA; from the coding sequence TTGAACGTTATTGCTTTTTTTCCGGCAGCTGTCCAGTCCACACGTAGCTTATGGCGTATTGGACAAACAGTATTGGGTATTATATTTCGTCATCCCATTACTGGCACTAGTATCATCCCAATTTTACCTGATGGTCGGATAGTACTGATCCGGCGGCGTGATGATGGTCTTTGGGCATTGCCTGGAGGCATTGTGGATTGGGGAGAGGATATTCCCAACACAGTCCGCCGGGAATTGATTGAGGAAACGGGGCTAGAATTGGTGAAAATTAATCGTTTGGTAGGAGTTTACTCTGCACCAGACCGTGATCCCAGAATCCATTCAATTTGTATTGTGGTTGAAGCCGAGGTGCATGGGACAATGGAGATTCAAGATACTTTGGAAGTTATGGAAATCCAAGCTTTCTCTCCAAATTTGCTACCTTCAGGACAGATGTCTCACGACCATACTCGGCAGTTGCAAGACTACTTAAATGGCTTGACAACACTGGCATAA
- a CDS encoding pantothenate kinase — MKPQKYREEIWLALEIGNSRLHWALFIGETLYSAWDTDYLPESAIRQLAECQTLNDLLENIFPEGESLTNTLPLCPLFVASVVPSQTAIWQTYPNTHLITLDQVPLKGVYPTLGIDRALALWGAGKTWSFPMLVIDAGTALTFTAADANECLVGGAILPGLGLQLTSLGQKTGQLPLVEMRDFASLPPRFALNTTEAIQSGVLYTILAGIKDFIEEWMQLFPDGKIAIKGGDRTLLLNYMQVLYPEITARLIVESNLIFWGMREIVIGNR; from the coding sequence GTGAAACCGCAGAAGTACAGAGAGGAAATTTGGCTAGCGTTGGAAATTGGGAACTCTCGGCTGCATTGGGCGTTGTTTATTGGCGAGACGCTTTACTCAGCTTGGGATACTGACTATCTTCCTGAGTCTGCTATACGACAGTTGGCTGAATGTCAAACCCTGAATGATTTACTGGAGAATATTTTTCCAGAAGGTGAATCTCTCACAAATACTCTGCCCCTTTGCCCTCTTTTCGTCGCCTCCGTAGTTCCCAGCCAAACTGCTATTTGGCAAACTTACCCAAATACTCATCTTATTACATTAGACCAAGTACCACTAAAGGGTGTTTATCCCACACTAGGAATTGACCGCGCTTTAGCTTTGTGGGGGGCAGGGAAAACGTGGAGTTTTCCAATGTTGGTAATTGATGCTGGGACAGCGCTAACTTTTACGGCTGCGGATGCTAATGAGTGTCTAGTTGGAGGTGCAATTTTGCCGGGTTTAGGTTTACAACTTACATCTCTCGGTCAAAAAACCGGACAATTACCATTAGTAGAAATGCGAGATTTTGCGTCTCTACCACCGCGTTTTGCTCTCAATACTACAGAAGCAATTCAAAGTGGAGTGCTTTATACAATATTAGCTGGAATCAAAGATTTTATTGAAGAATGGATGCAATTATTTCCTGATGGCAAAATTGCGATTAAAGGCGGCGATCGCACTTTATTATTAAACTATATGCAAGTCTTATATCCTGAAATTACGGCACGTTTAATTGTAGAATCCAATTTAATTTTTTGGGGAATGCGGGAAATAGTAATAGGAAATAGGTAA
- a CDS encoding alpha/beta fold hydrolase: MNTLFRNSRIKLSQGLVFWREIGEKTPIIFLHGTWNESSQWLSVMESLAQDFHCFAPDLLGFGESENPNIHHSIDLQVECLAEFLQAVKLEKVYLVGHSLGGWIAASYALKYPDKIDGLVLVAPEGVEIAGLEEYCRKMRRLLNYPPLIVKLLRSLIPLTKILGWHEKIAQDLQLRQSLLPYPRGCQLLFKRRQIEIEAELLQKRLYMIDVPGFILQGGQDTPNALAKSRVYAQLMPKVELKMISHARNDLPESCAGVVALEIREFIEGILKSYKLNELN; the protein is encoded by the coding sequence ATGAATACACTATTCCGTAACTCCCGGATAAAGCTCTCTCAAGGGCTGGTATTCTGGCGTGAAATTGGTGAAAAAACTCCTATAATTTTTTTACATGGTACTTGGAATGAAAGCAGTCAGTGGTTATCTGTGATGGAGTCCCTTGCACAAGATTTCCATTGCTTTGCACCTGATTTGTTAGGGTTTGGTGAGTCAGAGAATCCTAATATCCACCATTCGATAGATTTACAAGTAGAGTGTTTAGCTGAATTTCTGCAAGCTGTCAAGCTAGAAAAAGTATATTTAGTAGGACATTCTCTTGGGGGTTGGATTGCTGCTAGCTATGCTTTAAAGTATCCTGATAAAATCGATGGTTTGGTACTGGTTGCACCAGAGGGTGTAGAGATAGCTGGACTTGAAGAGTATTGCCGAAAGATGCGGCGACTATTGAATTATCCACCACTAATAGTTAAATTGTTGCGATCGCTAATTCCCTTAACTAAAATCTTGGGTTGGCATGAGAAAATTGCCCAAGACTTGCAGTTACGTCAGTCGCTATTGCCTTATCCCAGAGGTTGCCAGTTACTTTTCAAACGGCGACAAATAGAAATTGAAGCGGAATTACTGCAAAAGCGGCTTTATATGATAGATGTGCCGGGTTTTATTTTACAAGGTGGCCAAGATACACCAAATGCTTTAGCCAAGAGTCGGGTTTATGCTCAACTGATGCCGAAAGTTGAGTTGAAAATGATTTCCCATGCCAGAAATGATTTACCGGAATCTTGTGCTGGGGTTGTAGCACTTGAGATTCGGGAGTTTATCGAAGGTATCTTAAAAAGCTATAAGTTAAACGAATTAAACTAG